Proteins encoded in a region of the Gammaproteobacteria bacterium genome:
- a CDS encoding lysophospholipase translates to MLRRLTLIIILLLTLSGCTQLFFQPSQGYLITPDQLGLSYQEIIFNSPDGLELHGWWLPSVGEAHATVLFLHGNAQNISNHLGSVYWLPKEGVNLFIVDYRGYGQSEGVPSLPGAMLDIEAALQQALTLTDNTPLVVVSHSLGASMAIHALAESPNKSSLSGAIFAAPFSDYRQVVREVVAKVWFLWPFQYPLSWSINNDFAPIESVARLAPLPLLFLHSSADTIIIPRHSEQLFAVAREPKQLQLLKGGHNELFTPQENRQLILDTIYRWSNRILITTNH, encoded by the coding sequence ATGCTACGCCGGCTTACACTAATAATAATTTTGCTGCTTACCCTTAGCGGCTGCACACAGCTTTTTTTCCAGCCCTCACAGGGGTACCTCATAACACCAGATCAGCTTGGTCTCAGTTATCAAGAGATCATATTCAATAGCCCTGATGGTCTTGAACTTCACGGCTGGTGGCTTCCGTCGGTAGGCGAGGCGCATGCCACGGTGCTTTTTTTGCACGGCAATGCTCAAAATATCAGCAACCACCTTGGTAGCGTCTATTGGCTGCCTAAAGAGGGGGTCAATCTATTTATTGTGGACTATCGTGGCTATGGACAGTCGGAAGGCGTGCCTTCCCTGCCTGGGGCGATGCTGGATATCGAAGCCGCACTACAACAGGCACTCACCTTGACGGATAATACCCCGCTGGTTGTGGTCAGCCATAGTCTGGGTGCCAGTATGGCAATTCATGCCTTGGCTGAAAGCCCAAATAAAAGCAGCCTCTCTGGTGCGATTTTCGCAGCCCCTTTTAGTGATTATCGTCAGGTGGTGCGGGAGGTTGTGGCAAAGGTGTGGTTTCTGTGGCCGTTTCAGTATCCACTCTCCTGGAGTATCAATAATGACTTTGCGCCTATTGAGAGTGTTGCTAGGCTCGCACCACTTCCTCTGCTCTTTTTACATAGCTCTGCTGATACGATTATCATACCCCGGCACAGCGAACAGTTATTTGCGGTGGCGAGAGAGCCGAAACAGCTGCAGCTGCTGAAGGGGGGGCACAATGAGCTGTTTACCCCGCAAGAGAATCGGCAACTCATACTCGACACCATCTATCGCTGGAGTAATAGAATCCTAATCACCACAAACCATTAG